In the Borrelia turicatae 91E135 genome, one interval contains:
- the rpoB gene encoding DNA-directed RNA polymerase subunit beta → MIKRVHLGQGKAEEILDLPNLIEIQLNSYEKFLQLDRLKNNKPLLNEGLESVFRDVFPMKSSNGEVALEYEKYYVEYDSLSFTEKECKRKGQSYEAVLKIRLNLQFLTTGEIRQKDVYMGTIPLMTDRGTFIVNGAERVIVSQIHRSPGVVFYKEKDLYYARIIPYRGSWLEFEIDSKKDYLYVKIDRKKRILVTLFLRALGLDTREKIIETFYKIKKIEVNEDTKREITGQYLAVNITIKENMTYRAGDKITLQDIEDFLQNGVKEIDLIDFDGYDSVPGKHFISSDVILNCFEKEDAYFSLKDGFKELSRESVMLAVYSVLLPGEPISIDNAENDLRTVFFSEKRYDLGHVGRYKLSKKFGLNDLTTSVLTMTDIVNTISHLLRIYDGHDVLDDIDHLGNRRVRSVGELLTNIYKGAMSRVEKIAKDRMSNKEVFNLKPQELISVKPIVSAVKEFFATSQLSQFMDQVNPLAELTHKRRLNALGPGGLSRDRAGFEVRDVHYTHYGRMCPIETPEGPNIGLIVSLATYAKVNDYGFLETPYRKVINGKVTDEIEYLSAIDEEKKCIAQANAAVNAESNYIDDLISVRVSGDYTTMIPKNIDYMDVSPRQLISVSSALIPFLEHNDANRALMGSNMQRQAVPLLFPQPPIVGTGMERIVAKDSGVVIKAKRSGTVVLATSKRIVIRPDNADDEHDLDEYELAKYERTNQDTSFNHSVLIKEGQVVNKGEIIADGPATRYGELALGNNLLVGFIPWNGFNYEDAILISERIVKEDLYTSIHIKEFSIEVRETKLGPEKVTADIPNVSGKILNKLDENGIVRIGTYVKPGDILIGKVTPKSEGDITPEFKLLTSIFGEKAKDVKNNSLKVPHGTEGTVIDVQRITKNDVGNLPPGVDEILKVYVAKKRRLKEGDKMAGRHGNKGVVAKILPVEDMPYLADGTPLDICLNPLGVPSRMNIGQLMESQLGLAGKYLSEYYDVPVFESATNECIQEKLKKAGFNETSKAILYDGYTGEPFENEVMVGIIYMLKLHHLVDDKMHARSTGPYSLVSQQPLGGKAQFGGQRLGEMEVWALEAYGAAYTLQELLTVKSDDMSGRVKIYENIVKGIPTNVSGIPESFNVLMQELRGLGFDLSIYDDNGNQIPLTEKEEELINKT, encoded by the coding sequence ATGATAAAAAGGGTTCATCTAGGACAAGGAAAAGCCGAAGAAATCTTAGACTTACCTAACCTAATAGAAATACAATTGAATTCTTATGAAAAATTTTTGCAGCTTGATAGATTAAAGAATAATAAACCTTTGCTTAATGAAGGCCTTGAATCTGTTTTTAGGGATGTTTTTCCTATGAAAAGTAGCAATGGTGAAGTTGCGCTTGAATATGAGAAATACTATGTTGAATATGATTCTCTTAGTTTTACTGAAAAGGAATGCAAAAGAAAGGGCCAAAGTTATGAGGCGGTTTTAAAAATAAGATTAAATTTGCAGTTTCTAACAACAGGAGAGATAAGACAAAAAGATGTCTATATGGGGACTATTCCTTTAATGACTGATAGAGGAACTTTTATTGTTAATGGTGCTGAGAGAGTAATTGTGTCGCAGATTCATAGATCTCCTGGGGTTGTTTTTTACAAGGAAAAAGACTTATATTATGCTCGTATTATTCCTTATCGTGGTTCTTGGTTGGAATTTGAGATTGATTCAAAAAAAGATTACCTTTATGTTAAGATAGACAGAAAAAAAAGAATACTTGTTACTCTTTTCTTAAGAGCTTTAGGTCTTGATACTAGAGAAAAGATAATTGAAACTTTTTATAAGATTAAAAAAATTGAAGTAAATGAAGATACTAAAAGAGAAATTACAGGGCAATATTTAGCAGTAAACATTACCATAAAAGAAAATATGACTTATCGTGCAGGTGATAAAATAACTTTGCAAGATATTGAAGATTTCTTGCAAAATGGGGTAAAAGAAATAGACCTTATTGATTTTGATGGATATGATAGTGTTCCTGGGAAACATTTTATCAGTTCTGATGTTATTTTGAACTGTTTCGAGAAGGAAGATGCTTATTTTTCTTTAAAGGATGGATTTAAGGAGCTTTCAAGGGAATCTGTGATGCTTGCGGTTTATAGTGTGCTTTTACCTGGAGAGCCAATATCCATTGATAATGCTGAGAATGATTTAAGAACTGTGTTTTTTTCAGAGAAGAGATATGATCTTGGTCATGTGGGACGATATAAGCTTTCTAAAAAGTTTGGTCTTAATGACTTAACGACTTCAGTTCTTACTATGACAGATATAGTAAATACGATATCTCATCTTTTAAGAATATATGATGGGCATGATGTTCTTGATGACATTGATCATCTTGGAAATAGAAGAGTTCGTTCTGTTGGTGAATTGCTTACAAATATATATAAAGGCGCAATGTCAAGGGTAGAGAAAATTGCAAAAGATAGAATGTCTAATAAAGAAGTGTTTAATCTTAAACCCCAAGAATTAATAAGTGTTAAGCCTATTGTTTCTGCTGTTAAAGAATTTTTTGCAACTAGTCAGCTTTCACAATTTATGGATCAGGTTAATCCTTTAGCTGAATTGACGCATAAAAGGCGTCTTAATGCTTTAGGACCCGGAGGACTCTCAAGAGATCGTGCAGGTTTTGAAGTAAGGGATGTGCATTATACCCATTATGGTAGAATGTGTCCTATTGAAACTCCTGAGGGACCAAATATTGGTCTTATTGTTTCTTTAGCTACTTATGCAAAGGTAAATGATTATGGGTTCCTAGAAACCCCTTATAGAAAAGTAATTAATGGCAAGGTTACTGATGAGATCGAGTATTTGTCTGCAATTGATGAGGAGAAAAAATGTATTGCTCAGGCAAATGCTGCTGTTAATGCTGAGAGTAATTATATTGATGATTTAATTTCCGTTAGAGTGTCTGGTGATTATACTACAATGATTCCTAAGAATATTGATTATATGGATGTTTCACCTAGACAGTTAATTTCTGTTTCTTCGGCATTAATACCTTTTCTTGAACATAATGATGCAAACCGTGCCCTTATGGGTTCAAATATGCAACGTCAGGCAGTTCCTTTGTTATTTCCACAACCCCCTATTGTTGGTACTGGTATGGAGCGAATAGTCGCAAAGGATTCTGGTGTTGTTATTAAGGCAAAAAGATCAGGTACAGTTGTATTGGCAACGAGCAAAAGAATAGTTATCAGACCTGATAATGCTGATGATGAGCATGATTTAGATGAATATGAACTTGCAAAATATGAAAGGACAAATCAGGACACTTCTTTTAACCATTCAGTTTTAATTAAGGAAGGCCAAGTAGTTAATAAGGGTGAAATAATAGCTGATGGTCCTGCTACTAGATATGGAGAACTGGCCCTTGGGAACAATTTGTTGGTTGGTTTTATCCCTTGGAATGGATTCAATTATGAAGATGCTATATTAATCTCGGAGAGAATTGTAAAGGAAGACCTTTACACTTCAATTCATATTAAAGAATTTAGTATTGAGGTAAGGGAGACTAAGCTTGGACCTGAGAAAGTTACAGCTGATATTCCCAATGTTAGTGGAAAGATATTAAATAAACTTGATGAAAATGGAATTGTACGGATAGGTACTTATGTAAAGCCGGGTGATATCTTAATTGGTAAGGTTACACCAAAATCAGAGGGAGATATTACTCCTGAATTTAAACTTTTGACATCTATTTTTGGTGAAAAGGCTAAAGATGTTAAGAATAATTCACTCAAAGTACCACATGGTACTGAGGGTACTGTAATTGATGTTCAAAGAATTACTAAGAATGATGTTGGTAATCTTCCACCTGGTGTTGACGAAATATTAAAGGTTTATGTTGCCAAGAAAAGGAGACTTAAAGAGGGTGATAAAATGGCAGGAAGACATGGAAATAAGGGTGTAGTTGCAAAGATCCTTCCTGTTGAAGATATGCCATATCTTGCAGATGGAACCCCTCTTGATATATGTCTAAATCCTTTAGGAGTACCCTCTCGTATGAATATTGGGCAATTGATGGAATCTCAGCTTGGTCTTGCTGGTAAATATCTTAGTGAATATTATGATGTTCCTGTGTTTGAATCTGCTACAAATGAATGTATTCAAGAAAAGTTGAAAAAAGCCGGATTTAATGAAACATCAAAAGCAATTTTATATGATGGATATACAGGGGAACCATTTGAGAATGAGGTAATGGTTGGAATTATATATATGCTTAAGCTGCATCACCTTGTTGACGATAAGATGCATGCAAGATCTACAGGTCCTTATTCACTTGTGTCTCAACAACCTCTTGGAGGAAAGGCACAATTTGGTGGTCAAAGACTTGGAGAGATGGAAGTTTGGGCACTTGAAGCTTATGGAGCTGCTTATACTCTTCAAGAGCTCTTAACAGTGAAATCAGATGATATGTCAGGTAGAGTTAAAATATATGAGAATATTGTTAAAGGTATTCCTACCAATGTATCTGGAATTCCTGAATCTTTTAATGTTTTGATGCAAGAACTAAGAGGTCTTGGTTTTGATTTATCAATTTATGATGATAATGGCAATCAAATTCCTTTAACAGAAAAGGAAGAGGAATTAATTAATAAAACTTAG
- the rplL gene encoding 50S ribosomal protein L7/L12 has product MALSKEDILTWLEEAKTSEVVELITAIEEKFGVTAAAVAVAAGSGPASVDAEEQTEFDVMLMSFGDSKINVIKEVRAVTGLGLGEAKALVEAAPKAIKEGVSKADAEDIKKKLEAVGAKVEIK; this is encoded by the coding sequence ATGGCACTAAGTAAAGAAGATATTTTAACATGGCTTGAGGAAGCCAAGACATCTGAAGTCGTTGAGCTTATAACAGCTATTGAGGAAAAATTTGGAGTTACTGCTGCTGCAGTTGCTGTTGCTGCTGGATCTGGGCCTGCTTCAGTTGATGCTGAAGAACAAACTGAATTTGATGTAATGCTTATGTCTTTTGGAGATAGTAAAATAAACGTTATTAAAGAAGTAAGAGCTGTTACTGGACTTGGACTTGGAGAGGCTAAAGCTTTAGTTGAAGCTGCACCTAAGGCAATTAAGGAAGGTGTTTCAAAAGCAGATGCTGAGGATATAAAGAAGAAACTAGAAGCAGTTGGTGCAAAAGTTGAAATTAAATAA
- the rplJ gene encoding 50S ribosomal protein L10, whose translation MHAKINPKKVEMFNLLKEFLDGKDSVFFLDYRGLTVATLTELRNRVENEKGELKVVKNNIMKRVLKDKHMEGLDSYLLGPTAVVTAVDEANVIAKIFYEFVKTSSLKVKGGFVLGEVYDEAKLNAYSKLPTKKESISLFMNVLKAPISKLARTLKALSDVKDVKV comes from the coding sequence ATGCATGCAAAGATAAATCCTAAAAAGGTTGAAATGTTTAATTTGTTGAAAGAGTTTTTAGATGGTAAGGATAGTGTTTTTTTTCTAGATTACAGGGGTTTAACAGTAGCAACGCTTACTGAGTTGAGAAATAGAGTTGAAAATGAGAAGGGTGAATTAAAGGTTGTAAAAAACAATATAATGAAGCGAGTTCTAAAAGATAAACATATGGAAGGTCTTGATTCTTATCTTTTAGGACCAACAGCTGTTGTTACCGCTGTTGATGAGGCTAATGTGATTGCAAAAATTTTTTATGAGTTTGTTAAAACTAGCTCTTTAAAAGTTAAGGGAGGTTTTGTTTTAGGAGAGGTTTATGATGAAGCTAAACTTAATGCGTATAGTAAACTTCCTACTAAAAAGGAATCTATTTCTTTGTTTATGAATGTGCTTAAAGCACCAATTTCAAAACTTGCAAGAACTTTAAAGGCTTTGTCTGATGTTAAAGATGTTAAAGTTTAA
- the rplA gene encoding 50S ribosomal protein L1, with protein MAKSGKKYIQALSKVDKLKSYSIDDAISLLKEIKFVKFDETIDVSVNLNLKKNHTVRDTVVLPNQFMREKRILVFAKGDKAEEAREAGAVYVGDDDLINKVKGGFSDFDVVVATPDMMKDVGKLGPILGKRGLMPNPKTQTITNDLKGTIASLKKGRTEFRANKNGVINFSVGKSSMDNNKVKENYDEFIKELLKRRPSDLKGTFVDSVYMSSTMGPSVKIDFV; from the coding sequence ATGGCTAAGAGTGGAAAAAAATATATTCAGGCTTTATCTAAGGTAGATAAGCTTAAATCTTACAGCATAGATGATGCAATCTCTTTATTAAAAGAGATCAAATTTGTTAAATTTGATGAAACTATAGATGTATCTGTTAATCTCAATTTAAAGAAGAATCATACAGTTAGAGATACAGTTGTTTTGCCAAATCAGTTTATGAGAGAAAAGCGAATACTTGTTTTTGCAAAGGGTGATAAAGCTGAGGAAGCAAGGGAAGCTGGTGCTGTTTATGTTGGAGATGATGATCTTATTAATAAGGTTAAAGGTGGTTTTAGTGATTTTGATGTTGTTGTTGCAACACCTGATATGATGAAAGATGTGGGGAAACTTGGTCCTATATTAGGTAAGAGAGGTTTAATGCCAAATCCTAAGACACAAACGATTACAAATGATTTAAAGGGTACAATAGCTAGTCTTAAGAAGGGACGTACAGAGTTTAGGGCAAATAAAAATGGTGTTATCAATTTTTCTGTTGGTAAGTCTTCTATGGATAACAATAAGGTGAAGGAAAATTATGATGAATTTATTAAGGAATTACTTAAAAGACGCCCAAGCGATTTAAAAGGTACTTTTGTGGATAGTGTGTATATGTCATCTACCATGGGACCTTCTGTGAAGATTGATTTTGTTTAG
- the rplK gene encoding 50S ribosomal protein L11, translating into MSKKKREIAWVKLQVPAAQAAPGAKIGQALGPHGVSGPQFVKEFNERTAKMEPGIIVPVIITVYADKSFSFIVKTPPASVLIKKAVGIETGSKKSNTEKVGTISKEKVMEIARVKMPDLNAKTELAAFKIIAGSARSMGVEVEK; encoded by the coding sequence ATGTCTAAGAAAAAAAGAGAAATTGCTTGGGTTAAGCTTCAAGTTCCAGCTGCTCAAGCTGCTCCAGGAGCTAAAATAGGTCAAGCCCTTGGACCTCATGGTGTTAGTGGGCCTCAGTTTGTTAAGGAATTTAATGAGAGAACAGCAAAAATGGAGCCAGGAATTATCGTTCCTGTTATTATTACTGTTTATGCTGATAAGAGTTTTTCATTTATTGTAAAAACTCCTCCGGCTTCAGTTTTGATTAAGAAGGCTGTTGGTATAGAGACAGGTTCTAAAAAATCAAATACAGAAAAGGTTGGAACTATATCAAAAGAAAAAGTAATGGAAATTGCAAGAGTTAAAATGCCTGATTTAAATGCAAAAACTGAACTTGCTGCATTTAAAATCATTGCAGGAAGTGCTCGTTCTATGGGTGTTGAGGTGGAAAAATAA
- the nusG gene encoding transcription termination/antitermination protein NusG: MSRAWYVLQTFSQYERKVEQEIKLLISEGVFGSNVLDVKAPIERVEEIKNGKKRIRERRIWPGYILIELDLPEQEWKSTVANIIKIPGVVNFVGTNKEQKPFPISDEEVKSVFMLAGEIKADKSIFILYDFEEGERVRIKGGPFDSFEGVIGSIDYEKKKLKVAVQIFGRSTPVEVDFQHIEKV, from the coding sequence ATGTCCAGGGCCTGGTATGTGTTACAGACTTTTTCTCAGTATGAGAGAAAGGTAGAACAAGAGATAAAACTTTTGATCAGTGAGGGCGTTTTTGGTAGTAATGTTTTAGATGTTAAGGCCCCTATTGAAAGGGTAGAAGAGATAAAAAACGGGAAAAAGCGGATACGGGAGAGAAGAATTTGGCCGGGTTATATTCTCATTGAGTTAGATTTGCCTGAACAGGAGTGGAAAAGCACTGTAGCTAATATTATTAAGATACCCGGTGTTGTCAATTTTGTTGGTACTAATAAAGAGCAAAAACCTTTTCCAATTAGTGATGAGGAAGTTAAGAGTGTTTTTATGCTTGCTGGCGAGATTAAGGCAGATAAATCTATTTTTATACTTTATGATTTTGAAGAAGGTGAGAGAGTTAGAATTAAAGGAGGTCCTTTTGATTCTTTTGAGGGTGTTATTGGATCTATCGACTATGAAAAAAAGAAATTGAAGGTTGCAGTTCAAATTTTTGGGAGATCAACTCCTGTTGAGGTTGATTTTCAGCATATAGAGAAAGTTTAA
- the secE gene encoding preprotein translocase subunit SecE, producing the protein MFKFVKESVLELKKITWPKYGEVIGSGKQVFWLVVFISIFLGIVDYIMYLAITYVF; encoded by the coding sequence ATGTTTAAATTTGTTAAAGAGAGTGTTTTGGAACTTAAAAAAATAACATGGCCTAAGTATGGTGAAGTAATAGGCAGCGGAAAACAGGTTTTTTGGTTGGTTGTTTTTATTTCTATTTTTTTAGGTATAGTAGATTATATCATGTATCTTGCTATAACTTATGTATTTTAA
- the rpmG gene encoding 50S ribosomal protein L33, with translation MGKKKGKGAVELIALVCEETGIRNYTTTKNRRNKQEKLELMKYCPILRKHTLHKEGKIK, from the coding sequence ATGGGCAAGAAGAAAGGTAAAGGTGCTGTTGAGCTTATAGCTTTAGTATGTGAGGAAACAGGAATTAGAAATTATACGACTACTAAGAATAGGCGTAATAAACAAGAAAAATTAGAATTAATGAAGTATTGTCCAATTCTCAGGAAGCATACTCTTCATAAAGAAGGTAAAATAAAATAA
- a CDS encoding tetratricopeptide repeat protein encodes MKLLIQAFGLMLVFSCCKIKQSEIQSLVSLLEESSKKGLDRFLIVDRIVDIHMRNKDYQDALRSVNQEIAHYESREYYPLYFYLMGNIYSSIKEDLVAFTYYRYVVDNFDDYIYENSSVKLDIAKRVINLNIEAGHKIRYYKLLLDDHAESLTNSDRGNYYYNLALSLESIQNYDEAYFYYNKLLSIPRSDLRIDSIDYSGVITKVNYYNNPDFIIYRNLNDLIQDVKRYIFSGNTTKLLSIRDKHNFFIQSWDQRGGKSNSINTNSFLTTMIKLGSRRKNGIQFASSFEADSSDDISYLGSSGWEHIWEWYFVFKKISYPKDPEINNGWAWIGVYLGKK; translated from the coding sequence ATGAAGTTATTAATTCAAGCGTTTGGACTAATGCTGGTTTTTAGCTGTTGTAAGATTAAGCAGAGCGAAATTCAAAGTCTCGTAAGTCTTTTAGAAGAGTCAAGTAAAAAAGGTTTAGATAGATTTCTTATTGTTGATAGGATAGTCGACATTCATATGCGCAATAAAGATTATCAAGATGCTTTAAGGTCTGTAAATCAAGAAATTGCTCATTATGAGAGTAGAGAATATTATCCTTTATATTTTTATTTGATGGGTAATATATATTCTTCCATTAAGGAAGACTTAGTGGCTTTTACCTATTATAGATATGTTGTTGATAATTTTGATGATTACATTTATGAAAATAGCTCTGTAAAATTAGATATTGCAAAAAGAGTTATCAATTTAAATATTGAAGCTGGACACAAAATACGTTATTATAAGCTATTGCTTGATGATCATGCAGAAAGTCTTACTAATTCAGATAGGGGTAATTATTATTACAATCTTGCTTTAAGTTTAGAGAGTATTCAAAATTATGATGAGGCGTATTTTTATTATAATAAATTGCTTTCAATTCCAAGGTCAGACTTAAGAATAGATTCAATAGACTATTCTGGTGTGATTACTAAGGTTAATTATTATAATAATCCAGATTTTATAATTTATAGAAATTTAAATGACTTGATTCAAGATGTTAAAAGATATATTTTTTCTGGGAATACCACAAAATTATTGAGTATAAGGGATAAGCATAATTTTTTTATTCAAAGTTGGGATCAAAGGGGTGGTAAAAGCAATTCAATTAATACAAACAGTTTTTTAACAACGATGATTAAGCTTGGAAGTAGGCGAAAGAATGGGATACAGTTTGCAAGTAGTTTTGAGGCTGATTCTAGTGATGATATATCTTATCTTGGATCTAGTGGTTGGGAGCACATTTGGGAATGGTATTTTGTCTTTAAAAAAATTTCTTATCCAAAAGATCCAGAAATTAATAATGGTTGGGCTTGGATAGGTGTTTATCTGGGGAAAAAGTAG
- a CDS encoding ankyrin repeat domain-containing protein — protein sequence MKIIFILLLTQFITFLNANENTKIIKELSKTIYNLSNKEYEIDKAKLDSFIESIDLNNTNILKELQKIKNDFLITSVYFQNIKGTLIALNLSAEINFQYKISPLSISIINNDFQTTKTLIDYGIKINQIDETEYPSIFWAIYLNNEKIFNLLKEKGADLSLALKNGKTPIQAAIEIENINLIELLLKKNAYIKDKYKKEIKNLKNKNIKDILKKYKVI from the coding sequence ATGAAAATAATATTCATACTACTATTAACACAATTTATTACATTCTTAAATGCAAATGAAAACACAAAAATAATAAAAGAATTATCAAAAACAATTTACAATCTTAGCAATAAAGAATATGAAATAGATAAAGCAAAGCTAGACAGTTTTATAGAGTCAATAGATCTAAATAATACCAATATTTTAAAAGAGTTACAAAAAATAAAAAATGATTTTCTAATCACATCTGTATACTTCCAAAATATAAAGGGTACTTTAATAGCCCTAAACCTCTCAGCAGAAATAAATTTTCAATACAAAATATCTCCGCTATCAATTTCAATAATCAATAATGATTTTCAGACTACCAAAACATTAATAGACTACGGAATTAAAATCAACCAAATAGACGAAACAGAATATCCATCAATATTTTGGGCAATATACCTAAACAATGAAAAAATATTTAATCTTTTAAAAGAAAAAGGAGCCGACTTAAGCCTTGCTCTCAAAAATGGAAAAACACCTATACAAGCTGCAATAGAAATTGAAAATATTAATTTAATTGAGCTACTACTTAAAAAAAATGCTTATATTAAAGATAAATACAAAAAAGAAATTAAGAATTTAAAAAATAAAAATATAAAAGATATTCTAAAAAAGTACAAAGTAATATAA
- a CDS encoding dicarboxylate/amino acid:cation symporter: protein MNTKVKFSLIIPIGILLGLFFPSGAYNILSHIFIRLGYLSLIPFLIFSIPLGIENIIENKKFRKLFGKTIYYGILVNIMGIIISIVIATIYLPQRIPILDKNIQNTYTFDQKVFLETFFPKNIFIIFTNNNPNLLSIYIVSIIIGASLYYAKQKGRIARELILSFSNLFYHANGIVVKILHFGIIFITAAYTTNLKNFKNYQYYIDSIIFLSLWTITIILIIIPMISYRLTKNFKLSYKNILISIQNIIFAGLTMDAYAPYSILIEDIKNERINIKKSIITNIPIINFISKSGTIFIATISFFIILKSYSSLPISIYEISYMSILAFLFIFAFPHIPNSLIYIITMLCSTYTKGIELSHSNIIPILPILTSLALMIDFTSNIAIIQIIDFNELKDT, encoded by the coding sequence ATGAATACAAAAGTAAAATTTTCTCTAATTATACCTATTGGAATACTGCTTGGATTATTTTTTCCTTCTGGAGCTTACAACATACTCTCACATATCTTCATAAGATTAGGCTATCTTTCCTTAATTCCTTTTTTAATATTCTCAATTCCACTTGGTATAGAAAACATTATTGAAAATAAAAAATTCAGAAAATTATTTGGAAAAACAATCTATTATGGAATCTTAGTTAACATTATGGGAATAATCATATCAATTGTAATTGCAACAATATATTTACCACAAAGAATTCCAATATTAGACAAAAACATTCAAAATACATATACATTTGATCAAAAAGTATTTCTTGAAACATTTTTCCCAAAAAATATTTTTATAATATTTACAAATAACAATCCAAATCTTTTAAGTATTTATATTGTATCAATAATTATTGGTGCTAGTCTTTATTATGCAAAACAAAAGGGAAGAATTGCTAGAGAACTTATTTTAAGCTTTTCAAATCTTTTTTATCATGCAAACGGGATAGTTGTTAAAATATTACACTTCGGGATTATCTTTATTACAGCAGCATATACTACTAACTTAAAAAATTTTAAAAATTATCAATACTACATAGATAGCATAATTTTTTTATCATTATGGACAATCACTATTATCCTAATAATAATTCCAATGATTAGCTATCGATTAACCAAAAATTTTAAATTATCATATAAGAACATACTAATATCCATCCAAAATATAATATTTGCGGGTTTAACAATGGATGCTTATGCCCCTTATTCTATCTTAATAGAAGATATTAAAAATGAAAGAATAAATATAAAAAAATCAATAATCACAAACATACCAATAATCAACTTTATCTCTAAATCTGGAACAATTTTTATTGCAACAATTTCATTTTTTATTATTTTAAAATCTTATTCTAGCTTGCCTATATCAATTTACGAAATAAGTTATATGAGCATATTGGCATTTCTTTTTATTTTCGCATTCCCACACATACCAAACAGTTTGATTTATATAATTACAATGCTATGCTCAACTTATACAAAAGGAATTGAACTTAGCCACTCTAACATAATTCCAATTCTTCCAATTTTAACATCTCTAGCTTTAATGATCGATTTCACCTCTAATATTGCAATAATACAAATAATAGATTTCAATGAATTAAAAGATACCTAA